The window ATGGTGCACCAGTACCGCCGGCACTTCCTCCTGCTCCGCCAGCACCACCATTACCGCCCGCTCCACCATTACCACCAACACCACCTCCTGCTCTACCCGCAACATCGCCAGATACGCTTACAGGGGAATTCCATGTTATATCTCTTGTTCCTGCTATTACCAATGGATTCGTGCCAAAAACAGTAATAGTTACTCCGCTCGGCACATTAATTGAGCGGAAGTTGAACTTTCCAACTTTGTTACCACCACCTATGTCTAATAATTGTCCTTGTATCTGTGCGGATGAGTTAACCTGATAATAGGGCTGTAAAATATTCGTCCCAGTATAGAAGATAAGCGTATCTCCGGAATTGACTGATAAGTCACCAAGTATGCCACTACTGGAATATATATCTGTGGAAGTGAATGGTGGAAGTTTAAAGTAGTAGTTAGGATAAGTATAATCCTGATTTGAGTTACCAGCAATATCTGTGCAGGCACTATTTGGAATAGTAACCGTGACAAATATATCTGAACTTCGTGCTACTGTAATACCGAAATTATATGTCGTTCCACTCCCTGAGAAGTTCGTGACCTGAGCAGTACCCGAACCTGCTACAGTCAATTGAATATCGCCTGCGTTAAATCCTATGACTGGTTCGTTGAATGTTGCTGTGAATGTAGCGTAAGTAGTTTCATTCGGTTGAGGCGTATCCGCAGTAATGAGGACTGTCGGCGAGGTAATATCAATTGTGTAGTATTCGCCCGCATTGTAATTCGCATTGCCTGCACCGAAATTCTGCCCGAGTGCATTCCCAAGCACGCGCCAGTTTGTGTCGTAAATTGTATCGCGGTCAATCAAATCTATACTGATATCGCCCTGTCCTGTTCCACGATTTATAGTTACGGTTCGAGAATTACCGGAACCCGTCACGGATACAACTGAAGCACCTGAAAATCCGGTCCCGTCAATGACAAAGTCATCTACTGTGACATTTACTACATCCTCTGTGAATGTAACGATAAACTCTAAAGTCTGTGCATTAGTAGGATTTGGAGAAGATGGATTGCGAGTTATCGATGCCACAAAAGGTGGAGTCGTGTCAATCAACCAGCTGGCGAAAAACTGATACAATGTGTGCCCGCAAAGGTCTCGATAGCCAGTTGTATTCAAATGTATTGGGTCATCTCCATTACTTGCAAGCCCTGCACGGGCAGTTGGGTACTCAATAAAGCCACCGGGGTATGGGATGTAATTCGGCGGGTCACCAGGAATAGGGCTTATATTACTCGCAAATGCTGGGCGATACACCGGTCCCTTATCCCAAAATCCTGGATGACCATGTCTGTATTGTTGTAAACCGAAATTATGGATATATGCAACACGGTTGCGCGTGCTTGCGATATTTCGCTTGCGCCAGCCTAATTCTACAAAGGCAGAATTTAACTCGCTGGGCGAGGGGTTATTTAAGTTAGCCTGCATTAAAATCGCTGACTGATTCCCTGCCAGTGCTAATTCCCAGATATTGACGAAATCGTAGTCAACAAAACCTACTTTAATATCCGGGCGAAGCGAAAGGATATAATCCACAACAGTTGCTAAATCCTGCTCTATCTCGTCAAAGACATCGTTGTTCGGTCCAGGTTGTGGTTGCATCCCATTTTTCCATTTCCAGAGCAAATCGTTACCCCCTAAACTGAGATGGACGATATCTATTGAGGGATTGTTCATAATGGCGTTGTATAGTGAATATGTTCGGACGGGATTATTATTATCTCGTGGATTAGGCCAATCATCTGCAAAATGCTCAGCCATTGTTCCGCCGATAGCCACTTTGTCACCACGGACTTCCCAATCACCTAATCCGTAATAATTCAGAACATAAGGCCAGATATTATCATTCCAGACTATCTCTGCCCAGCTATCACCCACAATCAAGATACGTGGAGTCCCTGCCTCTGAAACAAAGGCTATCAAAAGGAGATATAAACACATAAAGACAGTTAACCATAAATTGGTCTTTCTAACAATCATCATTTCTTCCTCCTTATAGTTATAAGAACATTTAACATGTTTATATTATATAAAACTTTAGTTATAATTTAAAAATTGTTCGGAACTATATAATGTATATATCTACATAAAAAACAGCTATAAAAGTTGAGATATTTCTAAATTATTTTCAGTATCCAGTCGTAAATCATTTCAGTCCGTAATAAGGATATTAGATATAGAAAGTGTAATAACCCTGCAAAATATACTTCACCTGTGTGTAATGTAGGCTCAATACGAGATGGTATTAATTAGATATTACAGCCGTTATTTTTTAGTTAATTGGTCAAGATGTTGTATTGCATATTCAAGAACAACGTCTTTTTTATTGGTGCCAAGCTGTTTTAATGTATCGGTGGTTATAGGAACTTTTACAGATGGCACAATACCCCCTACCCCCTGTGCATTTGCCTCTATTTGTATTTGCCCTTCTTTATTCAGAGACCGTGCTACAGGGTAGGACAATGTAATTCCGTTAGGCATGCGAACATCTCCACCGGGAACACCCATTGCGCCTCGTGTTGTGCACATACCAATTATGTATACGTTTTTCTGCCTACTTAACACAGAGGCAAAGCCTTCAGCACAACCCGCCGTGCCATAATCAACTAAAACTACAACTGGTCCACGATAATGAAGTGGCAACGGCTTTATCATAATACGGTCACCAGGGCTAATTTTAAATGACTTGTCCTTCTTGCTATAGAAAGCGAGGTCGTGAAAGAACGTTTCCTCTTCGACAAAATAGCCTGCAAATTTAGGTATAAGTTCGGGGTCTCCGCCTGTGTTCCCACGCAAATCAATAATAAGCCCTGGAACACTGTCTCGGATAAATTCGCTAAGTGCTTTCTGGAATGCTTGTGCCGGAAATGGTGTGCCAACACTCGGAGAAAAGAAGAGGATGCGAAAGTAACCATACCCTTCCGAAAGTTTCTTTTTCTGAATCGGGCTATCCATCATACCTACACTCACTTTGTCCCAAACGGGCATCTTTAATGTTGCATAATCATCTTTTTCAGCAGTCATCATTATCGTAAGCGGTTGTGGGTTATCCGGGTTTAAAAAGGTTATCTCCGCCTGCTTGCCTATAGGTGCTCTTCCTAACAATTTACATTTTTCCCATATTTTTCCGTCATTGGTTGCCGGCGGTGTATCTGCCCATAATATTGATGTACCTTCGACAGCCTGCTCTATTGGTTGTTTATTCCACTGGACAATTTCTGCACCTACCTGCATCCCTGATTTCTCTGCTGAACTACCAGGGTTTACATAGTAAACAATATAATGCCCATCATCAGTTCGGGTCATCGCAAACCCATAACCACCACCGATAGCGGTCTCTTTAACTTTTTCATCCGTTTCGATACGTACATTTGCATCGGGAATTGAATACATAAATTCACGTAGAGCTAAATAGAACGCATCTCTGTCTTTTTTATCTTTCGCCTGTTCCACTTTCTCTGCATAGGTCTTTCTTAACTGTTCCCATTGGATTGCTTTCCATTCTGTATAAGGGTATTCTCTTTCTATTTGGTCACAGAGTCGGCGGAATGACTTCTTCCACGTTAACAATCGATAATCGCCTTCACCACTCATTAGCAATGGGATTTTTGGCAATGGAATAGGCAATTCAGGGAGTGGAACCGCCACCATTGGCACTTCCAGTTTTGTTAAAGGTATTTTTGCACGGGTGCAACCACTTTCAGTTCCAAGGAAAACAAGAACGAAAATTAAAAATGTCAGGCAGACAGGCTTAAAGATACGTTTCATATTTCAAAACCCAACTTTTTTGTGAGGTGTTAAATTTGTATATTTATTTTATATTATTTTTACCCGATTAAGTTTCATTAATTTTAATTTATTTTAGACATCCAATCAAATCTTCTATATTATGTTACAACATGACAATAAAAAATTGGAGAGTTGGGACAATATAAGTTCCCAATAGATGTAGCGGTTTTTAGGGTTTGCGGTGAATAATAGTTAGATTGCCACGACGTAGATTATGTTGTGAGAACTCATCTTGAATGATTGTTTTCACAAATTGTCCGCTGTGGAATAGGCCTAACACCTTTGGGGATTGGCACAAGTAGTATGTATCTTCTGACAACCAATGGGACAAAAATTTTGCTAACCGCTCTGGATGTTCCACACCCTTTGACGTGACAATTCTTATTTGTTTTTCAATCGATGCCAATTCTTTTACACATGCTGGAAATTCATTACAAATAACCTTTGTATTGTTCAACTGAAATTTAGAGATGAGCATTTGTAAAAAACCAACTTTTCTTATTTTCCTTTCGACGAGGATAGCTTTGATTTGCTTGGATATAAGTAAGATAGGTATCGCTGGAAATCCGCTACCTGTGCCGATGTCTAACCAAAATCCCTCTCCATCTATCAACTTCGGAAGTATATACGGTACCAAACTTAAACTATCTTCTATATGATGTATACATTTCTCACTCAGGTCTGTTTTAGACACCAGACCCACCACATCATTCCACTGTTCGAGCAGGTCAAGAAATGTTTTTATATCTTCCTGCCACGTCTGCCAATTTATAGGATATTGAGATAATAATGTTGAGTAAATTTGAATATTCACAATTGCACTTTTACACATCAAAATTTGCTAATGGTTTGCTCTCTATTTTAACATAAAAATGATTATTTTAGTACTTACAAAACGAAAGGGATATATATGAACTTATTATTTTCACGTCGAACACTATTGAAAGGAACTATCATGGGAATGGGAATGTTCGCTACTGGCTCTGCCTTTTCGGCACAGGATAATAAAGTCATAAAGGGTTTTGATGAGACAAATAGCAATACAGACACCACCCGTAAATGGGAACCTGTTTCTGACCGTAAAATTAAGGTTGGTATTGCTGGCTATGGTGTCTGCAAATTTGGGTCTGCTTTCGATTTTCAAAACCATCCTAACGTTGAGATAGTTGCAGTCACAGACTTAATTCCAGAACGATGCGAAGGTCTTGCGAAGGAATGTCGCTGTTCAACCACATATCCATCACTGGAAGAAATGGTAAAAGATAAAAATATAGAGGCGGTTTTTGTCGCAACAGACGCACCAAGTCATGCAAAGCATGCCATCTTATCACTGAAACATGGGAAGCATGTGGCAAGTGCTGTTCCCGCAGTATTCGGCTCGTTAGAAGATGCTCATGAGTTATATGAAACAGTAAAGTCAACAGGATTAAATTACATGCTTATGGAGACCAGTGCCTATCGGAACGATTGTTATGCCATGCGAACCCTATATCAAGCGGGAGCCCTTGGGGAACTGGTCTACTGCGAAGGGGAGTACTACCATTATTTAGACCCACCTATCGATTCGTATAAAGGCTGGCGTATCGGCTTGCCTCCACAATGGTATCCTACGCATTCCAATGCCTATTACATTTGTGTTAGTGGCGGTTATTTTACGGAAGTGTCTTGCCTCGGTATGCCAAGCATTATACCCATGCTAAAAAAGGAGAATAATGTATATCAAAACCCATTCGGCTCAGAAATAGCCCTATTCCGCACTAAGGAAGGTGGTATGGCTCGGATGGCTGTCAGCTGGGACACACCAGGCTTCGAAGGAGAAGTAGGTCGTGTTCGTGGACAGAAAGGGTGCGTTACAGGTACAGAGTATCAAGGGATTACAGACATATCAAAGATTAATATTCAGAAACCACCATTACCACCGTCGGTAAACGCAGGAGGACATGGCGGTTCTCATGGCTACCTAACAGAAGAATTTATCCGTTCCATTCTTGAAAATCGAAAGCCTTACCTTGATATTGCTATGGCACTCAATATCACCGTATCTGGTATCGTGGCTCACCAGTCCGCACTTAAAGACGGCGAATTAATGAAAATCCCCGTATTTCAATAAATATCCGATGCATTAACATTGAATATAAATAAGGTAATTATGGAATAACTATCTATTTTCGGTATTTTTTATGACATTTAAAAACCNNNNNNNNNNNNNNNNNNNNNNNNNNNNNNNNNNNNNNNNNNNNNNNNNNNNNNNNNNNNNNNNNNNNNNNNNNNNNNNNNNNNNNNNNNNNNNNNNNNNACCTGCAAATCACAATCCTGAAGAATGGATACGGGAAATAACAACTGAAAAGGGTAATGATAAAATAACTTGCATTTTGAAGCTAATACATATCAAGACGGGGCTTGTTGTGCGATATAAGGCTGTTCAATATCTTCATTTTCCAGTACTTGAATGGACTGCTTATTACAAAAATGAGAGCAATAAAAAGACCCCTATATTACAAGAGTTAAAAACAATAGATACAGTATTTCCTGAATTCAAAAATCAACAAATAATTCTGCATCGGAACAAAGGGGATAACTGTTCTGCGGATAGTTATGAACCTATTGATGAACCAATGAACCACGGCTCCGAAATTAACCTCGCAAATACAGGTGGACGCCCAACACAAACCACATTTCCCTATTTCAATTTTCAAAAAGACGATGGCGGTCTTATTTTCGTTATCAGTTGGGCAGGGCAATGGTCCTGTCGGTTTTACCGCGATACGGATGGAAGTTTACATATTCAGGGGGGACAGGAACTTACACATTTTAACTTGTACCCTGGAGAAGAAGTTCGCGGACCTATGGTTGTACTGCTATTTTATTCTGGGGACAAGCACCGTGGACAAAACCTATGGAGGCAATGGATGATACATTGTAACCTCCCAAAACAGGATGGGACACCACCTAAAGTACCCATGCTACTTTCATGTAGTGCCACTTCGGTAGAGGAAACATATCAAGAAAATACAGAAAGTCATAAAATGCTCATTCAGAAATATATTGACCGTGGCTTTCAATTAGATTATTGGTGGATTGATGCGGGTTGGTATCCTTGCGACAGGA is drawn from Candidatus Hydrogenedens sp. and contains these coding sequences:
- a CDS encoding Ig-like domain-containing protein — protein: MMIVRKTNLWLTVFMCLYLLLIAFVSEAGTPRILIVGDSWAEIVWNDNIWPYVLNYYGLGDWEVRGDKVAIGGTMAEHFADDWPNPRDNNNPVRTYSLYNAIMNNPSIDIVHLSLGGNDLLWKWKNGMQPQPGPNNDVFDEIEQDLATVVDYILSLRPDIKVGFVDYDFVNIWELALAGNQSAILMQANLNNPSPSELNSAFVELGWRKRNIASTRNRVAYIHNFGLQQYRHGHPGFWDKGPVYRPAFASNISPIPGDPPNYIPYPGGFIEYPTARAGLASNGDDPIHLNTTGYRDLCGHTLYQFFASWLIDTTPPFVASITRNPSSPNPTNAQTLEFIVTFTEDVVNVTVDDFVIDGTGFSGASVVSVTGSGNSRTVTINRGTGQGDISIDLIDRDTIYDTNWRVLGNALGQNFGAGNANYNAGEYYTIDITSPTVLITADTPQPNETTYATFTATFNEPVIGFNAGDIQLTVAGSGTAQVTNFSGSGTTYNFGITVARSSDIFVTVTIPNSACTDIAGNSNQDYTYPNYYFKLPPFTSTDIYSSSGILGDLSVNSGDTLIFYTGTNILQPYYQVNSSAQIQGQLLDIGGGNKVGKFNFRSINVPSGVTITVFGTNPLVIAGTRDITWNSPVSVSGDVAGRAGGGVGGNGGAGGNGGAGGAGGSAGGTGAP
- a CDS encoding S41 family peptidase — encoded protein: MKRIFKPVCLTFLIFVLVFLGTESGCTRAKIPLTKLEVPMVAVPLPELPIPLPKIPLLMSGEGDYRLLTWKKSFRRLCDQIEREYPYTEWKAIQWEQLRKTYAEKVEQAKDKKDRDAFYLALREFMYSIPDANVRIETDEKVKETAIGGGYGFAMTRTDDGHYIVYYVNPGSSAEKSGMQVGAEIVQWNKQPIEQAVEGTSILWADTPPATNDGKIWEKCKLLGRAPIGKQAEITFLNPDNPQPLTIMMTAEKDDYATLKMPVWDKVSVGMMDSPIQKKKLSEGYGYFRILFFSPSVGTPFPAQAFQKALSEFIRDSVPGLIIDLRGNTGGDPELIPKFAGYFVEEETFFHDLAFYSKKDKSFKISPGDRIMIKPLPLHYRGPVVVLVDYGTAGCAEGFASVLSRQKNVYIIGMCTTRGAMGVPGGDVRMPNGITLSYPVARSLNKEGQIQIEANAQGVGGIVPSVKVPITTDTLKQLGTNKKDVVLEYAIQHLDQLTKK
- a CDS encoding class I SAM-dependent methyltransferase, which produces MNIQIYSTLLSQYPINWQTWQEDIKTFLDLLEQWNDVVGLVSKTDLSEKCIHHIEDSLSLVPYILPKLIDGEGFWLDIGTGSGFPAIPILLISKQIKAILVERKIRKVGFLQMLISKFQLNNTKVICNEFPACVKELASIEKQIRIVTSKGVEHPERLAKFLSHWLSEDTYYLCQSPKVLGLFHSGQFVKTIIQDEFSQHNLRRGNLTIIHRKP
- a CDS encoding Gfo/Idh/MocA family oxidoreductase → MNLLFSRRTLLKGTIMGMGMFATGSAFSAQDNKVIKGFDETNSNTDTTRKWEPVSDRKIKVGIAGYGVCKFGSAFDFQNHPNVEIVAVTDLIPERCEGLAKECRCSTTYPSLEEMVKDKNIEAVFVATDAPSHAKHAILSLKHGKHVASAVPAVFGSLEDAHELYETVKSTGLNYMLMETSAYRNDCYAMRTLYQAGALGELVYCEGEYYHYLDPPIDSYKGWRIGLPPQWYPTHSNAYYICVSGGYFTEVSCLGMPSIIPMLKKENNVYQNPFGSEIALFRTKEGGMARMAVSWDTPGFEGEVGRVRGQKGCVTGTEYQGITDISKINIQKPPLPPSVNAGGHGGSHGYLTEEFIRSILENRKPYLDIAMALNITVSGIVAHQSALKDGELMKIPVFQ